A single region of the Acidobacteriota bacterium genome encodes:
- a CDS encoding SDR family oxidoreductase: protein MDKVALITGGVRGIGRAIALALSERGWAIATCYRASEEDAASLNKALAAKGVRAISERADVSDARQAEAFVRMVENEFGHIDALINGAGPYHRVNLLEETVDGWNEMINGNLNSAFYVSRAVIPGMKERRSGRIINFSMANADKGEAQPFVTGHYIAKSGLLILTRTLAKLLAPFNITVNAISPGFIDSGSASADELQKMLKTIPAGYLGSVEDCVSAALYLLSEEARYINGGNIHLSGGWGM from the coding sequence ATGGATAAGGTAGCTTTAATCACCGGAGGCGTGCGCGGCATCGGGCGAGCGATTGCGCTGGCGCTTAGTGAGCGCGGATGGGCGATTGCCACCTGTTATCGCGCCAGCGAAGAGGATGCGGCGAGCCTGAATAAAGCATTGGCGGCAAAAGGTGTGCGGGCGATTTCCGAACGCGCAGATGTGTCTGATGCGCGTCAGGCGGAAGCCTTTGTGCGAATGGTTGAAAATGAATTCGGGCATATTGATGCGCTCATCAATGGCGCAGGACCCTATCATCGCGTCAATTTGTTAGAAGAAACCGTTGACGGTTGGAACGAGATGATAAACGGCAATCTCAATTCGGCTTTTTATGTGAGCCGCGCGGTTATTCCTGGGATGAAGGAGCGCCGCTCAGGACGCATCATCAATTTCAGTATGGCAAATGCCGATAAAGGTGAAGCCCAACCGTTTGTCACCGGACACTATATTGCGAAATCGGGACTTTTGATTTTAACGCGGACGCTTGCCAAACTCCTTGCGCCGTTTAACATCACGGTCAATGCCATCTCGCCCGGGTTTATTGATTCGGGCAGCGCCTCCGCAGACGAATTACAGAAGATGCTGAAAACCATTCCCGCAGGTTATCTGGGAAGCGTTGAAGATTGCGTGAGCGCGGCGCTTTATCTGCTATCCGAAGAAGCGCGTTACATCAACGGCGGCAACATTCATTTAAGCGGCGGTTGGGGCATGTAG
- a CDS encoding glycosyl hydrolase — MFAMMTVNAQWQVQDVKTDASFRGLAVVSDKVVWASGTKGTFVKTTDGGKNWMAASVPDADKLDFRDVEAFDANTAYLLSIGNGDLSRIYKTTDGGKTWALQFKNENPKAFFDAMAFWDKEHGIAMSDPVDGKILLITTKDGGKHWTPLPAESLPQALPGEAMFAASGTCIMTRGKSNLWIATGGAASRVHRSTDRGRTWSVATTPIITGEAAGIFSIAFRNDNEGIIVGGDYKKPNEAKNNVAVTKDGGKTWTLVEAKGLGGYRSAVTYAATGKVLSMVAAGTSGSDISISGGNEWMSLDKANYNSVVFTNQADVGWAVGPNGRVAKFVRNDIPDSKR, encoded by the coding sequence ATGTTTGCGATGATGACCGTGAATGCCCAATGGCAAGTTCAAGATGTGAAAACCGATGCGTCATTTCGCGGGCTTGCGGTCGTGAGTGACAAGGTTGTCTGGGCAAGCGGCACCAAAGGCACCTTCGTTAAAACTACCGATGGCGGCAAAAACTGGATGGCTGCGAGTGTGCCGGATGCCGATAAACTCGACTTTCGTGACGTTGAAGCTTTTGATGCGAATACCGCCTATCTGTTAAGTATCGGCAATGGCGATTTGTCGCGCATTTACAAAACCACAGATGGCGGCAAGACCTGGGCATTGCAATTTAAAAATGAAAACCCGAAGGCATTTTTTGATGCGATGGCTTTCTGGGATAAAGAGCACGGCATTGCGATGAGCGATCCGGTGGATGGCAAAATTTTATTGATAACGACAAAAGATGGCGGCAAACATTGGACGCCTTTACCGGCAGAGAGCCTGCCACAAGCCTTGCCGGGCGAAGCGATGTTTGCAGCAAGCGGCACTTGTATTATGACGCGGGGCAAAAGCAACCTGTGGATTGCCACAGGCGGCGCAGCGTCTCGCGTTCACCGTTCAACCGATAGAGGTCGCACGTGGTCTGTTGCAACCACACCAATCATAACCGGTGAAGCGGCTGGCATCTTTTCCATCGCTTTCAGAAATGATAATGAAGGCATCATCGTTGGCGGCGATTACAAAAAACCGAATGAGGCGAAAAACAATGTCGCGGTGACTAAAGACGGCGGCAAAACCTGGACACTGGTTGAGGCGAAAGGTCTCGGCGGTTATCGCTCGGCGGTTACGTATGCGGCAACCGGCAAAGTGCTCTCTATGGTTGCCGCCGGAACTTCGGGTTCCGATATTTCCATTAGTGGTGGCAACGAGTGGATGAGTTTGGATAAAGCCAATTACAACAGTGTGGTTTTTACCAATCAGGCGGATGTTGGTTGGGCAGTCGGGCCAAATGGTCGCGTAGCAAAATTCGTTCGTAATGATATACCTGATTCAAAACGCTAG
- a CDS encoding MaoC family dehydratase, with amino-acid sequence MSANEQKSKFAPIKSYGIRARNTAADSENKIHDDEIASRYGFRGGLVPGVTVYAYMTVPLVESFGEGWLERGAMQVKFNRPVYEGESLTIRADVDNDTEPRRVFINAEREDGEVCAVAIATLDDKDSWMMPQIDDYPIKDLPESEARSKALRENFIIGAAIGTLTEKIDLTGQAKDYLQKIDEHLPNYFGERAVLHPGYLLSLANQIFVCNFTVSPWIHVGSELINRSAVRDGERLAVRGRIAECFERKGHEFVVLDLLFVANENRIAAQARHTAIYKLQEK; translated from the coding sequence ATGAGCGCGAATGAACAGAAAAGCAAATTTGCACCTATAAAATCCTATGGTATCCGGGCGCGCAATACCGCAGCAGATTCCGAAAATAAAATTCACGACGATGAAATCGCTTCGCGTTACGGGTTTCGCGGCGGCTTGGTTCCGGGCGTCACGGTTTATGCCTATATGACGGTGCCGCTGGTTGAATCGTTTGGTGAAGGGTGGTTGGAACGCGGGGCGATGCAGGTCAAATTCAACCGTCCGGTTTATGAAGGTGAGAGCCTCACCATTCGCGCAGATGTCGATAATGATACTGAACCGCGACGGGTTTTTATCAACGCCGAACGCGAAGACGGGGAAGTGTGCGCCGTGGCGATTGCAACATTGGATGACAAGGACAGTTGGATGATGCCGCAAATTGATGATTATCCAATTAAAGATTTGCCGGAAAGCGAGGCGCGCTCGAAAGCTTTACGCGAAAATTTTATCATCGGCGCGGCAATCGGAACGCTTACGGAGAAAATTGATTTAACCGGGCAAGCGAAAGATTATCTGCAAAAGATTGATGAGCATCTGCCGAATTATTTTGGTGAGAGAGCGGTTCTGCATCCGGGTTATCTGCTGTCGCTTGCCAATCAGATTTTTGTTTGCAATTTCACCGTCAGTCCTTGGATTCATGTGGGAAGTGAGTTGATAAATCGCAGCGCGGTTCGCGATGGCGAAAGGCTTGCGGTGCGCGGGCGCATTGCCGAATGTTTCGAGCGCAAAGGGCATGAATTCGTGGTCTTGGATTTGCTGTTTGTGGCTAACGAAAACCGCATCGCCGCACAGGCGCGCCACACAGCGATTTATAAATTACAGGAGAAATAA
- a CDS encoding VanZ family protein, whose product MRAKILASLYIITLFVIVLIADHKKYHHLFDRIRAVPYGDKIGHFLLMGTLALVVNILFSCKTFRVRSMQIFIGSLVVAVLVTIEEFSQLFIAYRTFDFGDLTADYLGILLFTYLAKYLRQKINVGFKESA is encoded by the coding sequence ATGAGAGCAAAAATTCTTGCAAGCCTCTATATCATCACTCTGTTTGTCATTGTGTTGATTGCCGACCACAAAAAATATCACCACCTCTTTGACCGGATTCGCGCGGTTCCCTACGGCGATAAAATCGGGCATTTTCTGTTGATGGGCACGCTCGCATTGGTCGTCAACATTTTGTTCTCTTGTAAGACCTTTCGCGTTCGCAGTATGCAAATCTTTATCGGCAGTTTGGTGGTCGCTGTGCTGGTTACGATTGAAGAATTTTCGCAACTGTTTATCGCCTATCGCACATTTGATTTTGGGGATTTAACAGCCGATTATCTGGGTATACTTCTTTTCACTTATTTGGCAAAATACCTCCGCCAAAAAATTAATGTTGGATTCAAAGAGTCCGCTTAA
- a CDS encoding MaoC family dehydratase, with translation MAARVINGIEELKTLVGQEVGVSDWLEVTQERINAFADATLDHQWIHVDVERAKRETPFGSTIAHGFLTLSLLPHLVAQAVKIEGNFKMGINYGLNKLRFVSPVPSGSRIHARCTLQAVEDVAGGWQITWLITVETENATKPSLVAEWVVRNYA, from the coding sequence ATGGCAGCTAGAGTGATTAACGGAATTGAAGAACTGAAAACCTTGGTCGGGCAGGAGGTCGGCGTCAGCGATTGGCTGGAAGTGACGCAAGAGCGTATCAATGCCTTTGCCGATGCGACGCTCGACCATCAATGGATTCACGTCGATGTTGAACGGGCAAAACGGGAAACCCCTTTCGGGTCAACCATCGCGCATGGATTTTTGACGCTTTCGCTGTTGCCGCATCTGGTGGCGCAGGCGGTTAAAATCGAAGGCAATTTCAAGATGGGCATCAACTATGGCTTGAACAAACTCCGCTTTGTTTCGCCCGTGCCGTCGGGTTCACGCATACATGCGCGCTGCACCTTGCAAGCGGTCGAAGATGTCGCGGGCGGCTGGCAAATCACCTGGCTCATCACCGTGGAAACTGAAAATGCGACAAAGCCTTCGCTGGTTGCGGAATGGGTGGTACGCAATTACGCTTGA
- a CDS encoding transglutaminase domain-containing protein: MSRNLYRFCAAFFLFLWCFTAISDAQESNLRATEWQNYQLPATEFKRIVTPEKNLVFRVPANWQQQGQALAFSTADQVQLQVVIETIPEGISLKQYLLSLVQGLRNIPGGTDALSVRRVQLSGVEAREIAFDYQDLKGTALRKQIWLTVDGAKAVNFIFTAPVASLPEHLPYFKAVVQSATLPIHQFFYSEYDNARSKVIKHSNPSKVNELQTLVSALDGHNLDARSKAITDLSQMYAASSEVAMDLLIDRRPFIRAYAVKALAMSGNDSLKDLLFYAAGDIDWYVAAQAAQAVAALPNALALLQNDATGLRVHEQKFLNIALLLDVKNRAQLAESLFNAGKPSAKPAFNYSMNVNGLPKPPPPPPPIKNTRIKRPAKALPKSLGVVQVKAMDYVANQPQFLALNLLEEVPSQLVKIPFQEIFSQNNSTLTNLAMEMAIARNEALPVELLFNALNDEKTGLFAAIALGHSASLADVERIESYLQKISATKPETKTAMQKPTENPESVNREKVFLNELRVTIKRIQLRERLKAIADKTARLALLNESSGDAHFADWVWVEHLRNELEGARNLTASAKLTSPASAKTAIISPLGENLFPANTMLYTALPKPGEAFDKLGDSLTNLQMDSAREQSQFVVFMEALRAQLTATLAGDEGETFFEQVGINADAPIAFGNWTAEGALRGLPGAQRSAAIVRIKDRDRFERSLMIYQRNIGNFASLANYASGFSHFIGLIPSFFPIVAADAFNPKPPKPTESIPSRYFITGRDKCAGFPVNVITRRTFDVKNGMIENDNLYLTYLGDTALLTPDWYSLRDALRRLESQSASIASNQTFKRAVANGGEVIYTADVTGFLDSVSRAAVLSNETPTAATAGENQTNEISEFGGLKISNSAWENSYRLSFKDSEWTKPLIGFQTAQLVAPRELLPASTFAYFSLKFDAVQGWREWSNGLFGATTSKDIAAIWTIDFEKEVLPELGDEFGVALLELPTNLAVDEFSWGIYAKLKSDKLAKLFNEGKLFKDAGGRYARVKFGTTEMVVTVKNGFLVFAPGDAALNKLEMKEKLADTRDFSKATKQAPGTVVAFGGYNLEAAINTINKKTDDPDLLRMVSFFTTIARAFHSQNIYMTLEPDGLNAQMSVSLAREGRYSVAELAEKTKDFRLAYAELEARGIPLINQQQLETVKLRIKTPNKNATEHIKEIIASTSQTAEKQSDDTLIVTMRPRRVTSPAKVQLPIADTKFAEFLKPTRELRSDDKNVIAKAREIAGEDRDAWSVACKLSNWVHQNLKWRRVDVADAAQTLATLEADCLEFSELYIAMARALGLPARMVTGLAHSGGSFGGHAWVEVYAGEWIELDPTWGTHYVDATHIREKDGELLSYAALNLMQVEILEATRAVPEFQRDATLLVQAIGQDFLLQSNEALAVAFDAEMLAETHWGAGVWATLSEPERERFTTAVSRLSEITSDEFTAADLLDDSLQVLKLKSEGDNAEALVMQSESDALLLFKMTRKNGAWFVTEIQNPDVDLAMVSNTLQPTIQMMVAERQRKAYQNSHLSAKTRALLALQRDEKIALEIAEQALKREPQNRAFRLIKAQALLRAANRVKLLQVGNQKATQKEIEESIQQQKIAETLLEDLCNEKAPPVSAFLVLANLCAEEEKEKATKLYERYAELVPEDPRPHKRLASLFRGQQNFDKALFEYKAVIERDSKNPIAYVDLAEFLALLKRYDEAMQLLDEGAKYDVEQTDLFAELFLRFYESDDQSEIAEGLAGLHPERLAKSYDANIYLAYMRLQENHAAQALPVLKRAIEIDARKIDAHVTLAAVYRQLKNWNATIAATDEAIKIDAENAEAYYHRACALARLGRKTDALSFLKHAIELDEDYLYDLSEEVDLKPLATMLEFKKLLKQAESNDK, encoded by the coding sequence ATGTCAAGGAACCTCTACAGATTTTGCGCGGCATTTTTTCTATTTCTATGGTGTTTTACAGCAATCAGTGATGCGCAGGAGTCCAACCTGCGCGCTACCGAATGGCAAAACTATCAACTGCCTGCAACGGAATTCAAGCGCATCGTTACGCCCGAAAAAAATCTGGTGTTTCGCGTCCCCGCCAACTGGCAGCAACAAGGACAGGCGCTTGCATTTTCAACCGCTGACCAGGTTCAACTTCAAGTAGTGATTGAAACGATACCCGAAGGCATCAGCCTGAAACAATATCTGCTCTCGCTGGTTCAGGGTTTGCGAAATATCCCCGGTGGCACCGATGCGCTTTCGGTGCGGCGTGTGCAGTTGTCAGGGGTTGAAGCTCGCGAAATTGCTTTCGATTATCAAGACCTGAAAGGCACAGCTTTGCGCAAACAAATCTGGCTGACCGTCGATGGCGCAAAGGCGGTCAATTTTATTTTTACCGCGCCGGTTGCTTCTTTACCTGAACACCTGCCCTATTTTAAAGCCGTTGTGCAATCGGCAACTCTTCCGATTCACCAGTTTTTCTATAGCGAATATGACAACGCCCGCTCAAAAGTTATCAAACACAGCAACCCATCAAAGGTCAATGAACTGCAAACCCTGGTTAGCGCGCTCGATGGGCATAACCTGGATGCGCGCTCAAAAGCGATAACCGATTTATCGCAAATGTATGCTGCCTCTTCGGAAGTTGCGATGGATTTGCTGATTGACCGCCGACCTTTCATTCGCGCTTACGCGGTGAAGGCTCTGGCGATGAGCGGTAATGACTCGCTCAAGGATTTATTGTTTTACGCCGCAGGAGATATTGATTGGTATGTTGCTGCGCAAGCCGCACAAGCGGTTGCCGCGTTGCCCAACGCCCTGGCGCTTTTACAAAATGATGCGACCGGTCTCCGCGTACACGAGCAAAAATTTCTCAACATCGCCCTGTTGCTGGATGTAAAAAATCGCGCCCAACTGGCAGAGAGTTTGTTCAATGCCGGTAAACCTTCCGCCAAACCGGCATTCAACTATTCGATGAACGTGAATGGTTTGCCGAAACCACCACCGCCGCCGCCGCCGATAAAAAACACGAGGATAAAGAGACCGGCAAAAGCGCTTCCTAAATCGCTTGGCGTTGTGCAGGTAAAGGCTATGGATTATGTGGCGAATCAACCGCAGTTTCTCGCGCTCAATCTGCTTGAAGAAGTGCCATCGCAACTTGTCAAAATTCCTTTTCAGGAGATTTTTTCGCAAAACAACTCTACCTTGACCAACCTGGCGATGGAGATGGCGATTGCCAGAAACGAAGCGCTGCCGGTTGAGCTGTTATTCAATGCCTTGAATGATGAAAAGACCGGGTTGTTTGCGGCAATCGCGCTCGGTCATTCGGCTTCGCTGGCTGATGTTGAGCGTATCGAAAGCTACCTGCAAAAAATTTCGGCAACCAAGCCCGAAACGAAAACCGCTATGCAAAAGCCGACAGAAAACCCTGAATCGGTCAACCGAGAAAAAGTCTTTTTGAATGAATTGCGGGTAACGATTAAACGCATTCAGTTACGCGAACGATTAAAAGCTATTGCGGATAAAACTGCGCGACTGGCATTGCTCAACGAATCATCCGGCGATGCGCATTTTGCCGATTGGGTATGGGTCGAGCATTTGCGAAATGAACTGGAAGGGGCGCGGAATTTGACAGCGAGTGCCAAGCTGACTTCACCTGCCAGCGCCAAAACCGCAATCATTTCACCGCTCGGAGAAAACCTGTTTCCGGCAAACACCATGCTCTACACGGCATTGCCAAAACCCGGTGAGGCATTCGATAAACTCGGCGATTCGCTCACCAATTTGCAAATGGATTCGGCGCGTGAACAATCGCAATTCGTGGTTTTCATGGAAGCCCTGCGCGCCCAATTGACGGCAACCCTCGCGGGTGATGAAGGGGAAACCTTTTTCGAGCAGGTCGGTATCAATGCCGATGCGCCGATTGCCTTTGGCAATTGGACTGCCGAAGGCGCATTGCGAGGACTGCCCGGCGCGCAACGCAGTGCCGCGATTGTCCGCATCAAAGATCGCGATAGGTTCGAGCGTTCCTTGATGATTTATCAAAGAAATATCGGTAATTTCGCAAGCCTCGCCAACTATGCGTCCGGCTTTTCACATTTCATCGGACTCATCCCTTCATTCTTTCCAATCGTTGCCGCCGATGCTTTCAATCCCAAGCCACCGAAACCCACAGAATCAATTCCCTCCAGATATTTTATTACCGGCAGGGATAAGTGCGCAGGGTTTCCCGTAAACGTCATCACGCGCCGTACCTTTGACGTTAAGAACGGGATGATTGAAAACGACAACCTCTATCTGACCTATCTCGGTGATACGGCGCTGCTCACGCCCGACTGGTATTCATTACGCGATGCGCTCAGACGTTTGGAAAGTCAAAGCGCCAGCATTGCATCCAATCAAACGTTTAAACGTGCGGTCGCCAATGGCGGTGAGGTGATTTACACGGCTGATGTCACGGGATTTCTGGATTCGGTTAGCCGCGCAGCCGTTCTGTCAAACGAGACACCCACTGCCGCAACCGCCGGCGAAAACCAAACCAATGAGATTAGTGAATTTGGCGGATTAAAAATTTCCAACTCGGCTTGGGAAAATTCTTACAGGCTATCTTTCAAAGATAGCGAATGGACAAAGCCGCTTATCGGTTTTCAAACCGCGCAACTCGTTGCTCCGCGAGAATTGTTGCCCGCTTCAACGTTTGCCTATTTTTCGTTGAAATTCGATGCCGTCCAGGGCTGGCGCGAATGGAGCAATGGTTTGTTTGGCGCAACGACCAGCAAAGATATTGCTGCCATCTGGACAATAGATTTTGAAAAAGAGGTATTGCCGGAACTCGGAGATGAATTCGGCGTGGCGTTGCTTGAGCTGCCTACCAATTTAGCGGTCGATGAATTTTCATGGGGAATATATGCAAAATTGAAAAGCGATAAGCTGGCGAAGCTTTTTAATGAAGGCAAATTATTCAAAGACGCTGGCGGACGTTATGCGCGGGTCAAATTCGGAACAACGGAAATGGTCGTGACCGTTAAAAACGGATTCCTGGTTTTTGCTCCGGGCGATGCGGCGCTTAATAAATTGGAGATGAAAGAAAAGCTTGCCGATACGCGCGATTTTTCAAAAGCGACAAAACAAGCGCCGGGAACGGTTGTGGCATTCGGTGGCTATAATCTGGAAGCCGCTATCAATACGATAAACAAGAAAACCGATGACCCTGACCTTTTGCGAATGGTCAGTTTTTTTACAACCATTGCGAGAGCTTTTCACAGTCAAAATATTTATATGACGTTGGAGCCGGATGGTTTGAATGCGCAGATGTCGGTATCGCTGGCGCGCGAGGGGCGCTATTCAGTTGCCGAACTTGCCGAAAAGACCAAAGATTTTCGTCTTGCTTATGCCGAACTCGAAGCGCGCGGCATTCCGTTGATTAACCAGCAGCAACTCGAAACCGTAAAATTGCGAATTAAAACACCCAACAAGAATGCCACAGAACACATTAAAGAAATTATCGCTTCAACTTCGCAAACCGCGGAAAAACAATCCGACGATACCTTGATTGTCACCATGCGTCCGCGCCGCGTGACCTCACCGGCGAAAGTACAATTGCCAATCGCCGATACGAAGTTTGCAGAGTTTTTAAAGCCCACGCGGGAGTTGCGTTCAGACGATAAAAACGTGATAGCGAAAGCCCGGGAGATTGCCGGTGAAGATCGCGATGCCTGGAGCGTGGCATGCAAACTATCCAATTGGGTGCATCAGAATTTGAAGTGGCGTCGTGTGGATGTTGCGGATGCCGCGCAGACGCTGGCGACTCTTGAAGCCGATTGTCTGGAATTCAGTGAATTGTATATCGCAATGGCGCGCGCGCTTGGGCTTCCGGCGCGCATGGTTACGGGGCTTGCGCACAGCGGCGGTTCATTTGGCGGACACGCCTGGGTTGAAGTTTACGCAGGCGAGTGGATTGAACTCGACCCGACGTGGGGAACCCATTATGTTGATGCAACACACATACGCGAAAAGGATGGTGAATTATTAAGCTACGCTGCTTTGAATTTGATGCAGGTGGAGATTCTCGAAGCGACCCGCGCCGTTCCCGAATTTCAACGCGATGCAACCCTGTTGGTGCAAGCCATCGGGCAAGATTTTCTCCTGCAAAGTAATGAGGCGCTGGCAGTGGCTTTCGATGCCGAGATGTTGGCGGAAACTCATTGGGGAGCAGGCGTCTGGGCGACTCTGAGCGAACCTGAACGCGAGCGATTCACTACTGCCGTGAGCCGATTATCCGAAATCACTTCAGATGAATTCACCGCTGCGGATTTGCTTGATGATTCCTTGCAGGTCTTGAAATTGAAAAGTGAAGGTGATAACGCCGAAGCGCTGGTTATGCAATCGGAAAGCGATGCTCTGTTGCTGTTTAAAATGACTCGAAAAAACGGAGCCTGGTTTGTAACCGAGATTCAAAATCCCGATGTTGACCTTGCGATGGTCAGCAATACCTTGCAACCAACTATTCAAATGATGGTGGCTGAACGACAAAGAAAGGCATATCAAAACAGCCATCTGTCAGCCAAGACGCGAGCTTTACTGGCGTTGCAACGGGATGAAAAAATCGCCCTCGAAATCGCCGAACAGGCTTTAAAGCGTGAACCACAAAACCGCGCCTTTCGCTTAATCAAAGCCCAGGCGCTATTGAGAGCCGCCAATAGAGTGAAGTTATTACAGGTCGGAAATCAAAAGGCGACGCAGAAAGAGATTGAGGAATCAATTCAACAACAGAAGATAGCCGAAACCTTGCTGGAAGATTTATGTAACGAAAAAGCGCCACCGGTTTCAGCATTTTTAGTGCTGGCAAATCTGTGCGCGGAAGAAGAGAAGGAAAAGGCGACGAAACTTTATGAACGATATGCCGAACTGGTTCCCGAAGACCCGCGACCTCATAAGCGATTGGCATCGCTGTTTAGAGGTCAACAAAATTTTGACAAGGCGCTTTTTGAGTATAAAGCGGTCATTGAACGAGATTCCAAAAATCCAATTGCTTATGTAGATTTGGCGGAGTTTCTGGCATTGCTGAAACGTTACGATGAAGCGATGCAGCTTTTAGATGAAGGCGCAAAATATGATGTTGAACAAACGGATTTGTTTGCGGAACTTTTTCTGCGCTTTTACGAGTCTGATGATCAAAGCGAAATCGCCGAAGGATTGGCTGGATTGCACCCTGAGCGATTGGCAAAAAGTTACGATGCCAATATCTACCTGGCATATATGCGATTGCAGGAAAATCATGCCGCGCAGGCATTGCCGGTATTGAAACGGGCAATCGAGATTGATGCCAGGAAAATCGACGCCCACGTTACGCTCGCAGCGGTTTATCGCCAGTTGAAAAACTGGAATGCAACGATTGCAGCTACCGATGAAGCCATCAAGATTGATGCGGAAAATGCAGAAGCGTATTATCATCGCGCTTGCGCTTTGGCGAGACTCGGACGTAAAACGGATGCCCTATCCTTTTTAAAACATGCCATTGAGCTTGATGAAGATTATCTTTATGACCTCAGCGAAGAAGTCGACCTCAAGCCCTTGGCAACCATGCTTGAATTCAAAAAACTTTTGAAGCAAGCTGAAAGCAACGACAAATAA
- a CDS encoding CoA transferase gives MRGILEGIRVIDFGRFIAAPYCATLLADFGAEVIRVERREGGEDRYLGPVTESGEGGLFLNLNRNKRGITLDFSNPTSAEITRRLIKSADIVIVNLPIDVMKKNRLDYESLCEIKPDIILVMASTFGPDGPYATRVGFDTVAQAMSGAVSLTGFPDSPPLRAMAAYCDFGTALHGAFGAMAALYERAKSGRGQLIDVSLLSTAVMMMTPLLAERTLTGIERKQQGNASYYSAPSDIYRAKDGWVLTQVIGNPMFRRWARVVGREDLIDDPRCKDDITRGNNCEFIAEVMNAWCATKTRDEAIAELEKARIPCGPVYNLDEVAADPQVKARGLLQTLVYPTSEQPVPVSHPALRLNRTPAKLRHRAPTLGEHTDEVLSELGFTDEEINLFRKAGAI, from the coding sequence GTGAGAGGAATTCTCGAAGGCATTCGAGTGATTGATTTCGGACGCTTTATTGCTGCGCCTTATTGCGCGACTTTGCTCGCGGATTTTGGCGCGGAGGTGATTCGCGTCGAACGGCGTGAAGGTGGCGAAGACCGCTACCTGGGGCCAGTTACTGAAAGCGGCGAAGGCGGATTATTTCTCAATCTCAATCGCAACAAACGCGGCATCACACTGGATTTTTCCAATCCCACAAGCGCAGAAATCACCCGGCGCTTAATCAAATCGGCAGACATCGTCATCGTCAATCTGCCGATTGATGTGATGAAAAAAAATCGACTCGATTATGAATCCCTCTGTGAAATCAAACCCGACATCATCCTGGTAATGGCTTCGACTTTCGGACCCGATGGACCTTACGCAACGCGGGTTGGCTTCGACACCGTGGCGCAGGCGATGAGCGGAGCCGTCAGTCTCACAGGCTTTCCCGATAGCCCGCCGCTTCGCGCGATGGCGGCTTATTGCGATTTCGGAACCGCTTTGCATGGCGCATTCGGCGCGATGGCAGCGTTGTATGAAAGAGCAAAAAGCGGGCGCGGGCAACTCATCGATGTATCGTTGCTATCGACGGCTGTGATGATGATGACGCCGTTACTTGCCGAAAGAACCTTGACCGGCATTGAACGCAAACAACAGGGAAATGCCAGTTATTACAGCGCCCCAAGCGATATTTATCGCGCCAAAGATGGTTGGGTGCTCACACAGGTCATCGGCAATCCGATGTTTCGCCGCTGGGCGCGCGTCGTCGGGCGTGAAGATTTGATAGACGACCCGCGCTGCAAAGATGACATCACACGCGGCAACAACTGTGAATTTATCGCAGAGGTGATGAACGCCTGGTGCGCCACGAAAACCCGCGATGAAGCGATTGCCGAACTTGAAAAAGCCCGCATTCCTTGTGGTCCGGTCTATAACCTTGACGAAGTAGCGGCTGACCCGCAGGTGAAAGCTCGCGGTTTGTTGCAGACCCTGGTGTATCCGACCAGTGAACAACCGGTTCCGGTTTCACATCCGGCGCTTAGACTGAATCGAACGCCCGCCAAGTTGCGCCATCGCGCCCCGACGCTTGGCGAGCACACCGATGAAGTGTTAAGCGAACTCGGGTTTACTGATGAAGAGATTAACCTATTTCGTAAAGCAGGAGCGATATGA
- a CDS encoding DUF3828 domain-containing protein: MRVKTVLLLLTLCCNFSFTLNAGQSAKPAASPDATVKEFYRWYIEQLSKNIDPLSQKKSTMAKYLTPELLRKAPRLIEQMDADIFINAQDFDEAWGKHVMIAKLMIQGAKATMNVTLKGSPSFGDSKMRIHMKQIAGVWKIDRIDPL; encoded by the coding sequence ATGCGAGTCAAGACAGTGCTTTTATTGCTGACCCTCTGTTGTAATTTTTCTTTTACACTCAATGCCGGTCAAAGCGCGAAACCTGCGGCTTCGCCTGATGCGACGGTCAAAGAATTTTATCGTTGGTATATCGAACAACTCAGTAAAAACATCGACCCGCTCAGTCAGAAAAAATCGACGATGGCAAAATACCTGACTCCCGAATTACTCAGAAAAGCGCCCAGATTGATTGAGCAAATGGATGCCGACATTTTCATCAACGCGCAGGATTTCGATGAAGCTTGGGGAAAGCATGTGATGATTGCAAAGTTGATGATTCAAGGAGCTAAAGCAACCATGAATGTGACGCTCAAGGGAAGTCCATCATTCGGCGATAGCAAAATGCGCATTCATATGAAGCAAATCGCGGGCGTCTGGAAAATAGATAGAATCGACCCGCTTTAA